DNA sequence from the Hirundo rustica isolate bHirRus1 chromosome 25, bHirRus1.pri.v3, whole genome shotgun sequence genome:
TGCGGGCTGACAGCACCGGGCCACTAAAGAGGAGAAAGTGGCTCCTAAAAGTCTGGATCAGAGCTGTCCCGGAGGGGCTTTGGCGCTGGAGGGGGGTTTGGGAGCCCACCCTGCTCcaagcacagctcctgtggCCGTGCTGATGGTCCTGGTGACACCagagcagcctccagcctgtgctggtggccCTGGTGACACCagagcagcctccagcctgtgctggtgaccctggTGACACCATAGCAgcctccagcctgtgctggtggccctggtgtccccagagcagcctccagcctgtgctggtggccctggtgtccccagagcagcctccaggctgtgctggtgaccctggtgacaccagagcagcctccagcctgtgctggtggccCTGGTGACACCAGAGCAgcctccaggctgtgctggtgaccctggTGACACCAGAGCAGCCTCCAGGCCATGCTGGTGGccctggtgtccccagagcagcctccagcctgtgctggtgaccctggtgtccccagagcagcctccaGGCCGTGCTGGTGGCCCTGGGGACGTCCCTGTGgaggtgctgggctggcagtgcccgTGCCCGGCTCCGTGCCCGGTGAAtgccagcacagacccctgctgcagggaaggggcgGGCTGAGCCGGGCTCGGTCCCacccggcagcagcagcagcccgtGCTGCGCATCCCCACGCCGCCCCGTCCCTGTTTCCCTCTAAAGGCGAAAGCCAGCGGGAAGAAGCTGCAGAAGGTGACCCTGAAAGTGTCCCCACGGGGGATTGTgctgagggacagcaggacCAACGAGCTGATCGAGAACATCTCCATTTACAGGTGGGTTCTGGCTGCTCCCCTGTGCCGGGGTGATGCTGAGGGATCCCCAAGGGGGCTGAGCCCTCAGGGCTCACGAGCTCTCACACTTGGATCAGTTCTGGTCCGTTTGCACTTTGGGGTTTAgttgtccaattccagctccaggctgtgaggtcccatccttgttttctctctttaatccacccttgtttgtgctttggggctggaagCTGTCCtcggtgtgcagcaggagcaggatttgttttgtgtccctgctgtgtgcagagagctgagtgaccctgagtgtgagctcagagctgcgcctgggcagcgcagaaccCGAAACAAACGGAATTAAAACTTCAGGCATCCctgggagggagctgtgcccacccctgtgccccccaggagggtttggagcCCGGCTGTGCCTTTGTGCCTTTCAGGATTTCCTACTGCACGGCAGACAAGAGCCACGACAAAGTGTTCGCCTACATCGCCCAGAACCAGCTGAATGAGAACCTGGAGTGCCACGCCTTCCTGTGCACCAAGAGGAAAATGGTCAGtgcaggacgaggaggaggaggaggaggaggaggcacaggggctgcaggaggaggaggaggaggaagcacagGGGGGGTCTGGCTGCTGCTCGGAGCCCTCCTGGGACCTTTCCCTGCTGGTTCAGTGCTccagggtgggaaggggcctGTGAGAGGAGAGAGCCCTGGTGGGGCTGAGccccctccccgtgcccccAGAGATCCTCCCCTGGTGCCTCTggcatcccaaatcccccctgaGCGTGGTCCTCAGGAGCACCCCCGAGCCTGGACTGACCCACCACGGCTCTCTTGGTGTTCTCTGCCTCTCCCAGAtcggttttttttccctttggagagAATAATGGGAGCTCCAAGTTgtgtctcctctcctctcctggtgGGTGCTCCCGTCCTTTCGCGGCCAAGATAAGCCTCGCTCTgcaaattcaaatttaaatctTCCCGGTGCTGAAGGAATTCTAAAGGAATTCTAAAGGAATTATCTCAGTGCTGCATCAGCTCAGTGCCTCCCCCTCCAAATACAGTTCTCCAAAGCCTTTTGTGGCAAAAGAAACTGGGAATGATTtcctttgatttcctttttcctgttctgtaaGGTGCAGGAATCAGAGTGATCGCAGCCCAACCCAGGGCAGGGGCCCTGGGTGCACCACAGCTCCCCGTCACAGCCATGTAATTAGTCCATAATTTTAGTTCCTGGGTAATTCTCAACAGTAGCTGGGTCTATTAAACTTGATTCAGATGTGACAGCTTAAATTGTAAACAGCTGTGAGGAGTTTCATACTTAATTACTGTATttcagttggggttttttcccccatgaaGCGTTTGCGCTTCCATCAGGGATGTAAATGGCTCCCGCATCCGaaggagctctgctctgccagccccggttggccctgctggctctgggctCCCGTGGCCGGCTCGAGGGAGCTGTGCCCCGCCCGTGTCCCCCTCACCCCCGGGAGCcgcagctcccagccccggcTGTGTTCTGTCCTCAGCCCGGCTCTCGGGAGCGTTCccgtgccctgctgctgctggagccgcTCCCGAGCTCTGGGAGCGGCGTTTGGTCACTGCCGGGGCCGcggtggggctgcaggggggctGCAATGGGGCTGCAGCGGTGCCGCAatggggctgcagtggggctgcagtggggcaCTGCAATGaggctgcagtggggctgcaggggggctGCAATGGGACTGCAGCAGTGCCGCaatggggctgcaggggtgctGCAATGGGGCCGCAGTGGTGCCGCAGTGGTGCCgcagtggggctgcaggggggctgcagtggggctgcagtggggctgcagtgctgcagtggtggtgcagtggggctgcagtggggctgcaATAGGGGTGCAgtggggctgcagtggggctgcagtggggctgcaggggtgctgcggtggggctgcaggggtgctGCAATGGGGCCAcagtggggctgcaggggctgcaatGGGGCTGCAGTGGCGCTGaagtggggctgcaggggcgCTGCAATGGGGCTGCAGGGGCGCTGCaatggggctgcaggggtgctgcaatggggctgcaggggtgctgcagtggggctgcagtggtgctgcagggctgcagtggtgctgcaatGGGGCTGCGGTGGGGCTGcggtggggctgcaggggtgctgcaatggggctgcaggggtgctgcagggctgcaggggtgctgcagaggtgctgcaggggtgctgcagggctgcaggagggtgTCCCCGCCGCTGCCAGGGCCGGGCTGGCACAGACACCCCCACCCTCGGGGCGTGCCGGGGTGTCCCTGCCGAGCTCTGCCTGCCCCGGGGCCCGTCCCTGCGGGGTGTCggggctgctggagcctctcttggggagctgcagggaaggggctggggcaccaaaaacccagagctgagctgtgggagcagggggagctcagccaggagcagctgctccgaCCCCACCGTCAGCTCcatggctgtgccagccctgggagagtCCGTGACAGTCCTGGGAGAGTCTGTGCCAGCCCTGTGACAGCCCTGGGAGAGTTTGTGACAGTCTGGGAGAGTttgtgccagccctgtgccagccctgggagagtCTGTGACAGCCCTGTGACAATTTGTGCCCGCCCTGTGCCAGTCTGTGCCAGtctgtgccagcctggggcaggctgtgccagcgctgtcccctcctggggacgtgtctgctccagctgtgtcccacaCCGAGCCACCCTCGGCTCCGTCAGGGTTTGGTGCTCAGCTCCGGGTTAACACTGCTCTGCCAAGCAGAGATTCCAGTGATGATTTCAGAGATTCCAGTGGTGATTTCAGAGATTCCAGTGATTGATTCCAGTGAGGATTTCAATGACTGATTTCAGAGATTCCAGTGATGATTTCTGTGATGATTTCAGCAATTTCCATGATTTATGTGATGATTTCAGCAATTTCAGTTATTTCCACAATGATTTCAGTGATTTGTCAGTGATTTCAGTGATGATTTCAGTGATTTCAGTGATGATTTCAGTGATTTAAGTGATTTTTCAGTGATGATTTCCATGATTTCAGTGATGATTTCCATGATTTCAGCGAtgatttcagtgatttttcagtgatttttcagCCATTTCAGCCCCGCTCACGCCCTGCCTCTCTccccctgcaggctcaggctgtcACCCTCACCGTGGCTCAGGCCTTCAAAATCGCCTTCGAGTTCTGGCAGGCAGCGAGGGAAGGTGAGCTTCTCTCCCCCTGGGAGCTCAGGGCTGCCTTGGGTGTTCTCCCAGCCCTCGGAGCCCTCTCCCCCTGCATCCCGAATTTCCAGGGATCTTCCGGCAGCCTGCTtcccccagcctggctttggctctgctccctccctgctggagGCTCCCGTTGGGATCTTTGAGTGGTGGAAGCGCCCGGGGGTGCCCAGGGGTGCCCGGGGGTGCCCGGGGgtgcccaggggtgcccagccctcctcccttcGGGCACTGACGGGATTTCCTCCTTtgcagagaaggagaagagggaaaggtCTGTCCTGGAAACAGAGGGGACGAGCTCAGAAACTCCTGCGCGTCCTGTCACAGGtgaggcagcagggcagagctgtgccccgggcatggggacagcctgggggtGTGGGAGTGTCCCTGGGCAGGGGTGGAGTGTCCCTGGAGAGGGGACGGAGTGTCCCTGGAGAGGGGACGGAGTGTCCCTGGAGAGGGGACGGAgtgtccctgggcaggggacggagtgtccctgggcaggggaCGGAGTGTCCCTGGAGAGGGCAGGGGGACAGCCTGATGGATGGATTGTCCCTGGATTGTCCCTTGAGGTGTGTGGGACTGTCCCTGAGGGATGTGGGATTGTCCCTGAGGGGTGTGGGACTGTCCCTGGAGTGTCCCTGGAGGGGTGTGGGACTGTCCCTGAGGGGTGTGGGACTGTCCCTGAGGGGTGTGGGACTGTCCCTGGAGTGTCCCTGAGGGGTGTGGGactgtccctggagggatttcccgcggcagcaccagctcctggcagggttCTGCAGCGCCTCAGGGTCCTTGGCTGcccccctgctgcccccagctctgttcactgctggccctggccgcggtgtgctgggctgagcctggagctgcGCACCCCGCGCTGGGCTCGGGGCTGTGCCGGcgccccagggcaggggaggagtGGGAAATGGAGCAGTTAAATCAGAAATGCCCTCAGGTCTCAGGCCCTGGGTGCTGCGCTGCCTCGGAGGTGCAGGACGGGGACGAGTGGGACAAAAGGCTGATCCCTGCTCCGTGCTGGCCCCGGGGATGAGAGGATTGGGCAGCTTTAAACCGGgctgcacctcctgctcctccctgggcgggctcagggctggaggagcctcTCCCAAGGGGTGGCACAGCGGGATAgagccagcctggggctgccaggggtGGTGGAGGGAGCTCCGGCGTCTCCCTGGGGGATGCTCCAGAGCTGGGAtgctcctgcagccaccccGGGGCAGGATTTAAAGTACTCTGTTATAAAgattataaatattataaaataccGGTGCGGCTTTGTGCCATGGGCTGAGCTGAGggcgctgccctgccctggggctcccCCTGCGCCCCAGTGGGCACCCAGAGGCTGCGGGAGGCGCTGGGACAGCCTCGGGcgcctggctggagctgctggatccagcccagctcctcggCGCTCGCCCCCGCGGGGAAGGGATTCCTGCAGAGAGCTCCggctctgcctctgccctgccctcagtgcctctgctctgcccacagcagcagccctggggaaccTGCTGGACTTGGAGGACCCTGCCAGATCgcccctgggcagcagcagcgagTCCCCGGagctgcacaggagcagcttcGGGCCCAGCCCCTCGGACAACAACAACGTGCTGTGGGtaaggagcagctccagctcccagagccccagagctgggggctgcGAGCTCCGGGGGGGCtccaggggtgggatgggggaaTCAGTGcctgtgccctccctggggTGAATCAGCAGGGTGGCAAAGCCCTGTGGAAAACGAAGGTTCCTCCTTCTGGAGCAGCATTCCTCAGGGGTTTGTCACTTAACTGAGAGGCACCCGACTGCTCTGGTGGGGCAGCAATCATTAATTACCTCCGTGGCTTTTGTTTACTGCTCACCAAAGCCAGGTTGTGTTTATGGTCgttgttttatttcctcctgTTGGTGTCTGGGGGAGCTTGGGTGGGTGCTGGGAACATCCTCAGCCCTCTGGCTCGATGGTTTCATGGGTCTGTGACAGGagagtgctgctgcagcccggGCTGGGGTCCATCAGGGAGCCCACCCACGCCCCGGGGCTCCACCATCCcctccaggctggagaagggtGGGGTTagctggggttttggggaggaattcctccctgggcaggccctggcacggggtgagagcagctgtggctgcccctggatccctggcagtgcccgaggccgggctggagctctggggtgggagctggggggaTTTcgggtcccttcccacccaaaccattgcAAGGTTCCGTGGCCACCggccgggctggggctgagcctggaagCCCCGGGGCCTCACTCCCCTCCCTGGagcccccctgcctgctggatTCTGGGGAATTGCAGGATAAATCCCTTTGTCTGGAGCCCGAGGCTCTCCAGGTTAAACCTGAagctcagctctggggctgAATCAAATCCTGGAGGCTTATCAGCAATCTCCAGTCCCTCCCCGCTCCGAGTTTTCATACTTCACTCATTAATTGCATTAAGTCTGGAAGAGCATCACAGGATtttgggagcagcccagccccacagagcaggggaatccttcctccccagcagctccagggctttcctgggaaaggctggcagcagggcagaggtgagggctcccagagctgctttgGGCATCCCACTGTGCCAGCGCAGGGCTGCCCTCGTGATCCTGGTCCAGGAAAGTCCCTgggggctcctggagctctgtgcaGGACAGAGGGGTGGGAGACGAGGGGTGGGAGACGAGGGGTGGGAGACGAGGGGTGGGAGACGAGGGGTGGGAGAGTGCCTGGGCTCGGCCCTGGGGGTGACAGATGAGGGATCAGGGATGGAATGGCCCCAGGGATCAGGGATGGAATCACCCCAGGGATCAGGGATGGAATCACCCCAGGGATCAGGGATGGAATCACCCCAGGGATCAGGGATGGAATGGCCCCAGGGATCAGGGATGGAATGGCCCCAGGGATCAGGGATGGAATCGCCCCAGGGATCAGGGGTGGAATCACCCCAGGGATCAGGGATGGAATGGCCCCAGGGATCAGGGATGGAATGGCCCCAGGGATCAGGGATGGAATCACCCCAGGGATCAGGGATGGAATCACCCCAGGGATCAGGGATGGTCCGTCCCTGAGCTGCGCTCCTGCCGTGGCCCCGGGGCAGGATCATCCTGCTGGCCATGGGGCAGGGGCccagcccggcgctgcccgcggtTCACCTTCCCCCCGGGACAGGAGGCAGATTGCACGGGAGGTGATTGAGGCGCTCACAAAACCAACAGACACgggtattttgttttttttttttttttcccgggtTCTCTAAATACATTTGTGCGGTTCTCTTAGCAACtacttctctctcttttatctCTTGACAAAGGAAATGGATGATGGTCTCGACGAGGCGTTCTCAAGGTAATTCTCGTGACTCCCTTCAGGAgggggcagccccaggggctgggctgctgaCGGGTTTTTAATAATTCTCCTTCCTCTCATCGGGGCTGCGATCTGGCCCGGCAGCTGCCCCGTCACTGGTAATTGAAAGACAGGCTCGGAGGCTGCCTGATAAGCCAAATATTTTGACAACCTTTTAAGGCTGGAGAACTGAATTCCCCCGGCAGTTGCTGTGTCTGCTCCGGCTCCCCGAGGCTttttcaggctgctgctcccagcctctgGCACCGGGGGCTTTGCTCTCCCTCAGCCCGCGAATCCGGGGTGTGTGGCCATCGGTTCGTGGCGTTTATTCCTCTTCCCGCTCCAAATCAAAGCCTTCCGTGCCTGCCCAGCGATCCAGCTCAGCCAAACGAGCCCGTTTCCCTTCGGCTGCcttttcctgcctgtcctggCGGGGTTCACGTGGGTCccatcctccccttcctcctcctcttcctcccgctGGGGCCggggggtgctgggggaggcaggagaagggTTTGCAGCGGTTCCTGCTCAGCCCTTGGGCTCCTGCTCGGCTCTGGGGGATGATTTACAGCTTCCCCTTGCCCGGCAGCCTGGCGCTGCCGAGGGGCCGATGGGCGCCGTGCCCTGTgctcccctggccctgccctggcagatGTGGCTGCTCGGGGGCTCTGTCCTGTGTGTGACTCCGTTCCTGCCACGTCAGCGCCGCTGCACGCTTCTCTTCTCTACCCAAAACCCGGGCTCGGCCTCGGGGTGTTGGGGACGTTGTGCCTGCCCTGGGTGAAACCCCAAATGTCTGAGCTGACCTCCAGCCCCGGCGCTGTCACGGGGGTGTTGAAATCGCACAACAAGGAGCTGAGCCGGGGCTGCCTGGCTTTTGTGAAACATCTGGGAGGGGGGgagaagctgctccagggcagagctgagtcAGGGctcggggctggagcagctcccagggatggttctgggcagggagctgctctgccaggccgctGGAACGTGCAGCCTGCACATTCCCGGGATGCCTGATGTcgggagcaggcagcagcaaagccgCAGCAGGCTCGGGGGGGCTGTGTCCCGGCTCCCCTGGtgccttttcccccttcctggGGGTTTCCATCCCTCTGGAAGGTGTTGGAACGCGGAGCTGCGGCGCTGGGGGTGCAGCAGGAGTCAAATTCAGTTCTCTGGAGGCAAAAAGCCTTTTGGCCACACACGGTGGGCACCATAGGTCAGGTTTTTGGGGTGCCTTCACTGCAGACTGCAGCGATGGGTGGTTGTAAAGGCAAAGTCCTTTATTGCatggctaaatcagccccagttAAAAGTCCTTTATTGCATGGCTAAATCGGCCTCACGAAGGCAGAGTTGTTACAGTTCCTGCCAGCAAAGCCCTCGTGTCCCGAGTAGAAGCTTTAacacttcagcagcagcagcactgttcCCCGTTCCGTGCCCGAAGCGTGAGCGTTGTGGCGTTCTGGGTGcgtttttattctgtgttttgcGGTGCTTcactctgtgtttctgtgcccCCCCAGACTGGCCCAGTCCAGGACAAACCCGCAGGTCCTGGACACGGGGCTGACAGCTCAGGACATCCAGAGCGCAGAGACTCTGTCCCCCGTGGACTGGAACCAGCTGGAGGCCGGCGCGGCCGAGAAGGACGAGCTGTTCCTGTTCTGAGGGCACGGGCGGCCCGGGAGGAGAACCCCCGCGAGCCCCCGGCCCCGATCGTCCCGGCGCCGGAACCAGGAACCTTCCGGGGCCCTGCGGCGGCTCGCAGGACGTCACAGCCCGCTTCCGACCAAAGCTTCACAAACCTGACGCCGATTTTTGTACCTGGCTTTTTTAATCTGAACCACGGGACGCTCTTGGACGTATTTATTCACAGTTTACACGGGAGGTGCGGAGAGCAGCTGCACGCCGCCGGAGGAGCCGCAGCAGGGCCTGGGCACCCCCGGGGAGCATCCCCAGCCAAGGGCCCGCGTTCCTAATCCCCCTCCG
Encoded proteins:
- the LDLRAP1 gene encoding low density lipoprotein receptor adapter protein 1 isoform X1, giving the protein MDALRSAGRALLRSPSVHKPSWAGGRHKKLPENWTDTRETLLEGMLFSLKYLGMTLVEQPKGEELSAAAVKRIVATAKASGKKLQKVTLKVSPRGIVLRDSRTNELIENISIYRISYCTADKSHDKVFAYIAQNQLNENLECHAFLCTKRKMAQAVTLTVAQAFKIAFEFWQAAREEKEKRERSVLETEGTSSETPARPVTAAALGNLLDLEDPARSPLGSSSESPELHRSSFGPSPSDNNNVLWEMDDGLDEAFSRLAQSRTNPQVLDTGLTAQDIQSAETLSPVDWNQLEAGAAEKDELFLF
- the LDLRAP1 gene encoding low density lipoprotein receptor adapter protein 1 isoform X2, which encodes MDALRSAGRALLRSPSVHKPSWAGGRHKKLPENWTDTRETLLEGMLFSLKYLGMTLVEQPKGEELSAAAVKRIVATAKASGKKLQKVTLKVSPRGIVLRDSRTNELIENISIYRISYCTADKSHDKVFAYIAQNQLNENLECHAFLCTKRKMAQAVTLTVAQAFKIAFEFWQAAREEKEKRERSVLETEGTSSETPARPVTAALGNLLDLEDPARSPLGSSSESPELHRSSFGPSPSDNNNVLWEMDDGLDEAFSRLAQSRTNPQVLDTGLTAQDIQSAETLSPVDWNQLEAGAAEKDELFLF